GCACCACCTGTTCCCGGACATGCCGAGCAACCGCTACGCCGAGATCGCCCCGCGCATCCGGGCGCTGTGCGAGAGGTACGGGCTGCCGTACCACACGGGGTCGCTGTCGGAGCAGGTCACGAGCACGTGGAAGAAGATCGTCCGGTACGCGTTCCCGGGCGGGAAGCCGATCGGCAAATCCCGCGGGCCCGCCGCGCGGGCGAGGGCGCGCGCGAAGGCCCTGGCCGGGTAGCGGGGGCGGTCGCGGAGATCAGGTCGCGTCGCCGTCGCCGGAGCCGTACATCGCGTCGTGCTGGCGGCGGGGGGAGCAGACCGAGGCGGAGGGGCAGGAGCAGCGGCCGCCGCCGTTGAGCCGGACGGTGACCTTGTCGGCGGGGACGTTGCGTCCCACGACCTGCCCCGGGCCCTCGGGGGTCTCCACCCGGGACCCGAGGGCCGGCATCCGCTGGTGGGCCTCGACGTAGAGGGGGTGCTCGTACTTGAGGCAGCACATCAGGCGGCCGCAGGCCCCGGCGATGCGGAGCGGGTTGACGGGCAGGTCCTGGTCCTTCGCCATGCGGACGGAGACGGGCTCGAAGTCCTTGAGGAACGTGGCGCAGCACAGGTCGCGGCCGCAGGGGCCGATGCCGCCCTGGAGGCGGGCCTCGTCGCGGGGGCCGACCTGGCGGAGCTCGACGCGGGCCTTGATGCCGCGGGCCAGGTCGCGGACGAGGGCGCGGAAGTCGACGCGGTGCGGGGCCGTGAAGTAGATCTTGAAGATGTTGTCGGCGTCGAGGTAGTCGACCCCGATGACCTTCATCGGAAGGTCGTGCTTGCGGATGAGGCGCTTGGCGATCGAGCGTCCCTCGGCGCGGCGCCGCCGGTTGGCCTCGTCGCGGGCGAGGTGCTCCTCGGTGGCGGGGCCGGCGCACACGGGCAGGCCGCCGATGTCCTCCGACACCCACTGCGGCGCCCACACGCACTCGGCCACCTCGGGGCCCGCGTCGGTGGGGACGAGGACCTTGTCGCCCACCTTCGGGCTGTGCGGGCCGGGGTCGAGGTAGTAGAGGCGGCCGTACCGGGTGAAGCTGACTGCCATCACCATGCCCACGGTTTCGCTCCGTTCGCCCGGTTCCGTGCGACCCACTTTAGGCCGTCCGCCCGTGTGGATCACCAGGCCGCGCGCAGATCACCAGGCCGCGCGCAGGTCACCAGGCCGCGCGCAGGTCACCAGGCCGCGCGCAGGTCACCAGGCCGCGCGCAGGTCACCAGGCGGCGTCGGCGAGGTCCTCCCCTGGGACGGGCCGGGCGTCCTGCGGATACACGTCCCCGGCGGTGGCGAGGAAGCCGCTGTCGGACGGGTTCGCGTCGAGGTCGGTGAGGTCGCCCTTGACGTTCTGCTTCCACAGAACCTCACCCGGCCGGCCGTCCGGCGTGTACGACTGGAGGGTCAGCTGGGAGTCCTTGACGATGCCGACGACGATCGTCTTGCCGGTGTAGACCGCGGCGGTACCGCCCTGGGGAAGGGTCAGGACGGCTTTGCTCATCCTGAGGTCGCCCGTGGAGCCCGAGGTGTCGAGGATCCGGACCTCGTGCTTGATCTCCCTGAGCTCGCCCCCGACCGAACGGACGGGACTCCAGACGAACGAGAGCGTCGCGTCGGCCCACGAGAGGCTGCCGATACGGCCGGGCGACTGTGTCGTCCACACCTTGTGGTCGCCGGTCTCGGGGGAAACGACCTCCACGCGGGCGCGGGTGCCCTTGTAGGTGACGTAGGCGATGCGGTCGCCGTCGGGGCTGACGGCGAGTTCCGACCACTTGGTGGACGCGCCGGCGACGCTGACGTCGGGGATGTCCTCAAGGTCCTTGGGACGCCCGTCCTCGTCCAGGTGGAAGCGCTGGAACGTCACCTCTGGGCCCGCGTAGGACGCGACGATGTACGAGCCGTCCCGCACGGCCGCGACCCTGTGGAAGCGGCGGTCCGGCGGCGCCGCGACGGGCAGGCCCACGTTCTCGCCGGTCTGGACGTCGCGGACGACGAGGGCGGCACCGGACTCGGTGACGCCGACGACCCACCGCGCCGGGGTCTCCTGCTCGTCCGCGGCGATCTTGGCCTCGCGCTTCTTGGCGGCGCGCTGGTGCTCGCGCACCACGTCGACGCCCGCGCCGACGGCCAGCGCCACGGCGGCCGCGATGCCGATCGGGACGAGCCCCTTCCACGACCCGAGACTCGTGTCCGGGGGTGGGTCCTCGCGCCTGTCGTTCATGGGGACGCCCCGCACCTGCCCTTCCGTTGCCCGTGCTCCGTCGTTTCTATCTCTACATCGCCACAAACACCCACGAATGTGGAATTACCACTTCGCAGTGAAGTCGGCGCCCGCGTCCGGCCCGGTGCCCGGTCCATGGCCCGGCCCGCGTCCGGTCGCGTCCTGTCTCAGCCGAGCGCGGCCCGTGCCGCGTCGACCAGGGAAGCACGATACGACGTGCCGAAGAGCGCCACGTGCACGAGCAGCGGATGCAGCTGGTGCAGCGGGACGCGTGCGCGCCACCCGTCGGCCAGCGGCGCGGCCTCATCGTAGGCGGCGAGGACGCGTTCCAGGTGCGGCGTCCCGAACAGCGCCATCATCGCCAGGTCGGTCTCGCGGTGGCCGCCGTGCGCGGCCGGGTCGATGAGCATCGCCCGGTCGCCGGTCCACACGATGTTGCCCGACCACAGGTCGCCGTGGATGCGGCTCGGCGGCTCCGGCGGCCCGGCGAGCGACTCGATGTCCTCCATCACCCGCTCGACCAGCCGGACGTCGCCGGACGACAGGTGGCGGGCGCCGAGCCGGAGGAACGGCTCCAGTCGGCGCTCGGCGTACCAGCGGGGCCAGTCCCGCTCGTCGGGCGTGTTGTCGAGGGGCAGGTCCGCGATGAAACCGTCCCAGGGCGCCCCGTAGAGCCGGGGGCGGGCGCGGGTGTGCAGGGCGGCCAGCTCGCGTCCGAGGCGCTCGGCGGCGGACGGGGTGGGCGACGCGGACGGCAGCCACGGCAGGACGAGCATGCGGTCGTCGGCCGCCAGCACCTCCGGGACGGGCGTCCCGGGGCCAGCCTCGCCCAGCCACCGCAGGCCCGCCGCCTCCGCCGCGAAGACCCCGGCGCCCGCCGGGCCGTCCTCCCTCGCCGCCCCGGACGCGGCCTTCACGAACACCTCGCGGCCGTCCGCCAGGGACGCCCGGTGCAGCGTCCAGGAATGGCTGGAGCCCAGGTCGCGCAGCGCGTCGACCCGGGTTCCCAGCATCCGTTCAAGCCGGTCCCGCACCGGCTCAGGCGGCCTTGAGCCCGTTGCGGATCTCGTCCAGGAGGCCCGGCATGGCCGCCTCCACCTGTTTCAGGACGAGGTCGAAGTCCTCTGTGCCGCCGTAGTAGGGGTCGGGGACGTCGAGGTCGCCGCCCGCCTCGGGGTCGAACTCCCGCAGCAGTCGGATCTTGCGGGCCGCCTCCTCGTCCGGGGCCATCGCCTTCAGCGCACGCTTGTGGCCGCTGTCCAGCGCCACGATCAGGTCGTAGCGATCGAACCAGTCCGCCTCGAACTGCCGGGCGATGTGCGCCGACCGGTACCCCGCCCTCTCCAGCGTGGCGATCGTCCGCTCGTCGGCGGCGTTGCCCACGTGCCAGTTCCCGGTGCCCGAGCTGTCAACCTCGACGTCCAGCCCCTCCTCCTCGACGTGATGGCGCAGGATCCACTCGGCCATCGGGGACCGGCAGATGTTGCCGGTGCAGACGAACGTGACTCGGTACGACATGCCTTCATCATGCCTGAGGCCGCGCAGCGCCCGGTGACGGCCGCGTCCGCGCCCTCTGCCGCCTCCCGGACGCCGGGGAAAGAACGCGGCCCCCGGCTGATGTCCGGGGGCCGCATCCTGGGGTGGGTCCTGGGCGGGTTCAGGGTCAGTGCTGGACGGCGTTCAGCGCGTTCACGACGCCGTTGCCGAAGAACCCGTTCCTCTCCTTCGAGCCTTCACAGGTCTGCGTCGAGGTCCGCTTCTGCCACTCGCCGCCAGACTGGGCGTACCAGACGTACTCCACGGTCCGGGGGCTCGGGCACGGCTTGGCTGTGGCGGTGCCCCGCAGGATCTGCTCGACGCGGCGCGGGCTGAGCGTGAGGCCGCCGTTGCGGCGGTCCCGGTGCCCGTACTTGCTGACGATGAGCGCGGCGACCCCGACGGCGTGCGGCGCCGCCATCGACGTGCCCTGGATCGACTGGTAGTACGCGCAGTCGTCGCCCTTGCAGCTCTGGATGACGTACGGCACGTTCGGCGTCCCGTCGGCGTTCAGCTCGCCGCGCGCCTTCGCGAGCCGCTCGGGGTACGCGGCCCAGATGCCGCCGCGGTCGTCGGGACGCTGGTCGGGGGTGTCGACCTTGTCGCCGCCCGGCGCCGCCACCGCGACGTAGCCGTCGCCGAAGCTGCTGTAGTACGACTTGCGGCCGCTCGGGCCGGTCGCCGACACCGGGATGACGTGGTCGCCCTCGGACGGCATCGACACGCACGACGGCGGGATCGTCCGCTCGT
The sequence above is drawn from the Actinomadura hallensis genome and encodes:
- a CDS encoding PSP1 domain-containing protein; this encodes MVMAVSFTRYGRLYYLDPGPHSPKVGDKVLVPTDAGPEVAECVWAPQWVSEDIGGLPVCAGPATEEHLARDEANRRRRAEGRSIAKRLIRKHDLPMKVIGVDYLDADNIFKIYFTAPHRVDFRALVRDLARGIKARVELRQVGPRDEARLQGGIGPCGRDLCCATFLKDFEPVSVRMAKDQDLPVNPLRIAGACGRLMCCLKYEHPLYVEAHQRMPALGSRVETPEGPGQVVGRNVPADKVTVRLNGGGRCSCPSASVCSPRRQHDAMYGSGDGDAT
- a CDS encoding fructosamine kinase family protein, which codes for MLGTRVDALRDLGSSHSWTLHRASLADGREVFVKAASGAAREDGPAGAGVFAAEAAGLRWLGEAGPGTPVPEVLAADDRMLVLPWLPSASPTPSAAERLGRELAALHTRARPRLYGAPWDGFIADLPLDNTPDERDWPRWYAERRLEPFLRLGARHLSSGDVRLVERVMEDIESLAGPPEPPSRIHGDLWSGNIVWTGDRAMLIDPAAHGGHRETDLAMMALFGTPHLERVLAAYDEAAPLADGWRARVPLHQLHPLLVHVALFGTSYRASLVDAARAALG
- a CDS encoding low molecular weight protein-tyrosine-phosphatase: MSYRVTFVCTGNICRSPMAEWILRHHVEEEGLDVEVDSSGTGNWHVGNAADERTIATLERAGYRSAHIARQFEADWFDRYDLIVALDSGHKRALKAMAPDEEAARKIRLLREFDPEAGGDLDVPDPYYGGTEDFDLVLKQVEAAMPGLLDEIRNGLKAA